One genomic region from Lysobacterales bacterium encodes:
- a CDS encoding DUF3526 domain-containing protein produces the protein MARAGRGPLRPQRPASTLRRGGGVSATVSIEGTGWTLKPRRGHVVRIAREELRWLLRHGLSRAAAVLMLILMLAATVAALDQRARADSARARAQASSDQAFLDQPDRHPHRVVHYGQFALRPLGPLAFFDFGVDAYTGHLIYLEGHRQNSANFGDARQSSLLLRFGQLSPAFVLQLLLPLLIVLLAHAAIARERAGGSLRLLRVQGVPLAQIVAGKLLAQSGVAATLSAPALIAVLTVASAHGRLLPAVLLCALYLLHALLWVLLALQISLLAPRPREALLAGLSLWAVLCVALPRIAADQLQRSQPLPTRVATDIGVQKALAAIGDSHNPNDPYFSAFRQQVLERYGVQRIEDLPVNYGGLVMLEGERLTSELFQQQMQALQTIEASQADALATLGWLSPLLALRPASMQLSGTDAGTHRAFLAQAEQHRFAFVQALNTLHAEEIKQVDDRAQKLSHDTWATLPRFEFVPPAPTLDAQVLRAAAVLLLWMLLLGIALHRLAARAEHAA, from the coding sequence ATGGCGCGCGCAGGGCGAGGACCGCTTCGACCTCAACGCCCTGCATCGACGCTTCGCCGAGGCGGCGGCGTGAGCGCGACGGTTTCAATCGAAGGCACCGGTTGGACGCTCAAGCCGCGCCGCGGCCACGTCGTGCGGATCGCCCGCGAAGAGCTGCGCTGGCTGCTGCGCCACGGCCTGAGCCGCGCGGCGGCCGTACTGATGCTGATCCTGATGCTGGCGGCCACGGTGGCGGCACTGGATCAGCGCGCCCGCGCCGACTCCGCCCGCGCGCGCGCGCAGGCCAGCAGCGACCAGGCCTTTCTCGATCAACCGGATCGGCACCCGCACCGGGTCGTGCACTACGGCCAGTTCGCGCTGCGCCCCTTGGGCCCGCTGGCGTTTTTCGACTTCGGCGTGGACGCCTACACCGGGCATCTGATCTACCTTGAGGGCCATCGCCAGAACAGCGCCAACTTCGGCGATGCGCGGCAGTCTTCCCTGCTGCTGCGCTTCGGCCAGCTCAGCCCGGCCTTTGTCCTGCAGCTGCTGCTGCCGCTGTTGATCGTGCTGCTGGCGCACGCCGCCATCGCCCGCGAGCGCGCCGGCGGCAGTCTGCGCCTGCTGCGGGTGCAGGGCGTGCCGCTGGCGCAGATCGTTGCCGGCAAGCTGCTTGCCCAGTCCGGCGTCGCGGCCACGCTCAGCGCGCCGGCGCTGATCGCCGTGCTCACGGTGGCCAGCGCGCACGGCCGGCTTCTGCCCGCGGTGCTGCTGTGCGCGCTGTACCTGCTGCACGCCCTGCTGTGGGTGCTGCTGGCCCTGCAGATCTCGCTGCTCGCGCCGCGGCCACGCGAGGCCCTACTGGCCGGGCTGTCGCTGTGGGCGGTGCTGTGCGTGGCCCTGCCGCGCATCGCCGCCGACCAGCTGCAGCGGAGCCAGCCGCTGCCCACGCGGGTCGCCACCGACATCGGCGTGCAGAAAGCGCTGGCAGCGATCGGCGACAGCCACAACCCGAACGACCCCTACTTCAGCGCGTTCCGCCAGCAGGTGCTGGAACGCTACGGCGTGCAGCGCATCGAAGACCTGCCGGTCAACTACGGTGGTCTGGTCATGCTGGAAGGCGAACGGCTCACCAGCGAGCTGTTCCAGCAGCAGATGCAGGCCCTGCAGACGATCGAGGCCTCGCAAGCGGACGCGCTCGCCACGCTAGGCTGGCTGTCGCCGCTGCTGGCCCTGCGCCCCGCCTCGATGCAACTGAGCGGCACCGATGCGGGCACCCACCGCGCGTTTCTCGCGCAGGCGGAGCAGCATCGCTTCGCCTTCGTGCAGGCGCTCAACACTCTGCATGCGGAAGAGATCAAGCAGGTCGACGACCGCGCGCAGAAGCTTTCGCATGACACCTGGGCGACACTGCCGCGCTTCGAGTTCGTGCCGCCCGCGCCGACGCTGGACGCACAGGTGCTGCGCGCGGCCGCGGTGCTCCTGCTGTGGATGCTGCTGCTGGGCATCGCACTGCATCGGCTTGCAGCACGCGCGGAGCACGCGGCATGA
- a CDS encoding ATP-binding cassette domain-containing protein, translating to MGWQPEDLRIEVRGLHHRYGEQPVLRGLDLQVRAGEVYALLGGNGAGKSTTVAALLGLIKPEAGELRIAGINVRTHVQDARAQLAYVAESIALYEHLSAVENLDYLLALAGIEPDPVGVIEPALQRVALPREAWRRPLSGYSKGMRQKVAIALALARRTPVLILDEPGSGLDPRATAELNALLQALKANGVAVLMVTHDLLSAADTADRIGFLADGRIVEEWRAQGEDRFDLNALHRRFAEAAA from the coding sequence ATGGGCTGGCAGCCGGAGGATCTGCGCATCGAAGTGCGTGGGCTGCATCACCGCTATGGCGAGCAGCCTGTACTGCGAGGGCTCGACCTGCAGGTGCGCGCAGGCGAGGTCTATGCCCTGCTCGGCGGCAACGGCGCCGGCAAGTCGACCACGGTCGCGGCTCTGCTGGGGCTGATCAAGCCCGAGGCCGGCGAGCTGCGGATCGCCGGCATCAATGTGCGTACCCACGTGCAGGATGCGCGCGCGCAGCTCGCCTACGTCGCCGAGAGCATCGCCCTGTACGAGCATCTGTCGGCCGTCGAGAACCTGGACTATCTGCTTGCCCTGGCGGGCATCGAGCCTGATCCCGTCGGCGTGATCGAACCCGCCCTGCAGCGGGTGGCGCTGCCGCGCGAAGCCTGGCGGCGACCCCTGTCGGGCTACTCGAAGGGCATGCGCCAGAAGGTGGCCATCGCCCTGGCGCTGGCGCGACGCACGCCGGTGCTGATCCTCGACGAGCCGGGCTCGGGTCTGGACCCGCGCGCCACGGCCGAGCTCAACGCCCTGCTGCAGGCGCTGAAGGCGAACGGAGTGGCCGTGCTGATGGTCACCCACGACCTGCTTTCGGCCGCCGACACCGCGGACCGCATCGGCTTTCTCGCCGACGGCCGCATCGTCGAGGAATGGCGCGCGCAGGGCGAGGACCGCTTCGACCTCAACGCCCTGCATCGACGCTTCGCCGAGGCGGCGGCGTGA
- a CDS encoding TonB-dependent receptor, which yields MPTHAPCTLRTLALTHAIAVALLALAPKPAFAQSEDSDAERLDAIEVVGRSVSGTYYADDAAGAKSALPLRELPQSVRVLSRQAIDDLGALRLSDTVDYVGGVSRQNNFGGLWDNLALRGLPGNENTGSALLLNGFSANRGFNAPRDTADVERFEFLKGPASALYGSSEPGGTVNVVSKRPLWQPASSIELYGGSHAFRRAAFDSTAPVGESFAWRLNAAVEDRDSFRDVVNQQRRLLAPAFTWKLGLDTELNYVGQWLRHEAVLDRGVPAINGQLGVVPVERFNGEPADGRVRLQNAQHQLSIDHAMNEAWNLRGALSRKDGTLRGFSTEPSLVEADGRTLRRQRRFRDYESDDTALQLEAVGRLQSDAVEHELLIGVERYEFELSQLMLRINPSAAAPYAIDLFNPVYGQPRPTPLANTDTFERQRSTALYLQDSMSFGERWRVVAAVRGERFQQDFENRRNGRRSEQDPTEWVPRLGLSWLGGAGYTLFANVGQSFRPNAGSDVNGAAFDPESGHALEAGAKWEHRDGGFGATLTAFQIDKRNVLTGDPANAGFSIAAGEVRSRGLEFDASGRIGEHWRLNAAWVQLDAEVTRDNVLDVGSALINVPRRNGSLLAVHERSLGRGLIGLGGGVTYVGERAGETRTRAEAASGLALFRLPSYSTAKLVAYWQPSDRFSLSLDVDNLFDREHYVSSVLRTWVTPGEMRRITVGAQLRF from the coding sequence ATGCCCACCCACGCCCCCTGCACGCTCCGGACTCTCGCGCTGACCCATGCCATCGCCGTGGCGCTGCTCGCACTAGCGCCCAAACCCGCCTTTGCGCAGTCCGAAGACAGCGATGCCGAGCGGCTGGATGCCATCGAGGTGGTCGGGCGCAGCGTCTCCGGCACCTACTACGCGGACGACGCGGCCGGGGCGAAGTCGGCCCTGCCGCTGCGCGAGCTGCCGCAGTCGGTGCGCGTGCTCTCCCGTCAGGCCATCGACGACCTCGGTGCGTTGCGCCTTTCCGATACGGTCGACTACGTCGGCGGCGTCTCGCGCCAGAACAACTTCGGCGGGCTGTGGGACAACCTTGCGCTGCGCGGCCTGCCAGGCAACGAGAACACCGGCAGCGCCCTGCTGCTGAACGGCTTTTCGGCCAACCGCGGCTTCAATGCCCCGCGCGACACCGCCGACGTCGAGCGCTTCGAGTTTCTGAAGGGGCCAGCCTCGGCGCTGTACGGCAGCAGCGAGCCCGGCGGCACGGTCAACGTGGTCAGCAAGCGGCCGCTGTGGCAGCCGGCCTCGTCCATCGAACTGTATGGCGGCAGCCACGCTTTCCGACGGGCCGCTTTCGACAGCACGGCACCCGTGGGCGAGAGCTTCGCCTGGCGACTCAATGCCGCGGTGGAAGACCGCGACAGCTTCCGCGATGTCGTCAACCAGCAGCGTCGGCTGCTCGCCCCTGCGTTCACCTGGAAGCTCGGCCTCGATACCGAACTGAACTATGTGGGCCAGTGGCTGCGCCATGAAGCCGTGCTCGATCGCGGCGTGCCGGCCATCAATGGACAGCTCGGCGTCGTGCCGGTGGAGCGCTTCAACGGCGAACCCGCTGACGGCCGCGTGCGCCTGCAGAACGCCCAACACCAGCTGAGCATCGACCACGCGATGAACGAGGCCTGGAACCTGCGCGGCGCGCTGTCGCGGAAGGACGGCACGCTACGAGGCTTCTCGACCGAGCCCTCCCTGGTCGAGGCCGATGGCCGCACGCTGCGCCGCCAGCGTCGCTTCCGCGACTACGAATCGGACGACACCGCGCTGCAGCTCGAAGCCGTTGGCCGCCTCCAGAGCGACGCCGTCGAACACGAGCTGCTGATCGGCGTCGAGCGCTACGAGTTCGAGCTGAGCCAGCTGATGCTGCGCATCAACCCGAGCGCAGCCGCGCCCTATGCCATCGACCTGTTCAACCCGGTCTATGGTCAGCCGCGGCCAACACCGCTGGCGAACACCGACACCTTCGAACGCCAGCGCAGCACGGCGCTTTACCTGCAGGATTCGATGAGTTTCGGCGAGCGCTGGCGCGTCGTCGCCGCCGTGCGCGGCGAGCGCTTCCAGCAGGACTTCGAGAACCGCCGCAACGGCCGCCGCAGCGAACAGGATCCGACCGAATGGGTGCCGCGCCTGGGCCTGTCCTGGCTCGGCGGCGCGGGCTACACCCTGTTCGCGAACGTCGGCCAGTCGTTCCGGCCGAATGCCGGCAGCGACGTCAACGGCGCCGCCTTCGATCCCGAATCAGGCCACGCGCTGGAGGCCGGCGCCAAGTGGGAGCATCGCGACGGCGGCTTCGGCGCCACGCTCACCGCCTTCCAGATCGACAAGCGCAATGTGCTGACCGGCGACCCCGCCAACGCTGGCTTCTCCATCGCCGCCGGCGAAGTGCGCAGCCGCGGCCTCGAGTTCGATGCTTCGGGCCGCATCGGCGAACACTGGCGACTCAACGCCGCCTGGGTGCAGCTCGATGCCGAGGTCACCCGCGACAACGTGCTCGACGTGGGCAGCGCCCTGATCAACGTGCCGCGCCGCAACGGCAGCCTGCTGGCGGTGCATGAGCGCAGCCTCGGCCGCGGCCTCATCGGCCTGGGCGGCGGCGTGACCTATGTCGGCGAGCGCGCCGGCGAGACCCGCACCCGCGCCGAAGCGGCCAGCGGCCTTGCCCTGTTCCGCCTGCCCTCCTACAGCACCGCCAAGCTGGTCGCCTACTGGCAGCCCAGCGATCGCTTCAGCCTCTCGCTGGATGTCGACAACCTGTTCGATCGCGAGCACTACGTCAGCTCAGTGCTGCGCACCTGGGTCACGCCGGGCGAGATGCGCCGCATCACGGTCGGCGCGCAGCTGAGGTTCTGA
- a CDS encoding aldehyde dehydrogenase family protein, giving the protein MLTSNYPQYIGSRAEMPNAGLDVLDKFSGEVAARVPLASSQDVERAIAAAHAAAPALAAFKPWQRQAVLEHCVRRFRERADELALALCIEAGKPIKDARGEVGRLIDTFRIAAEESVRIGGETLNLEISARGSGYRGFTRRAPIGPCSFITPFNFPLNLVAHKIAPAIAAGCPFVLKPAPRTPIGALILGEILAETDLPVGAFSILCCSNEAAAPLIEDERFTLLSFTGGAIGWDFKARAGRKKVTLELGGDAACIVDAEPGVALEHVVDRLVFGAYYQSGQSCISVQRILVHDSLYATLREKLITRVEQLKMGNPRDEDTFIGPLIDHAAAERIEAWIREAKDGGARVLAGGERRGNLHAATLLQNVPAECRLAREEAFGPVAYLEPFSDFDAAIARVNTSRYGLQAGVFTRDIQRALRAWERLEVGGVVVGDVPSFRMDNMPYGGIKASGLGREGVRWAIEDMSETRLLVLKDWQG; this is encoded by the coding sequence ATGCTGACGTCGAACTATCCGCAGTACATCGGCAGTCGCGCCGAGATGCCGAACGCGGGCCTGGACGTGCTCGACAAGTTCAGCGGCGAGGTCGCGGCGCGCGTACCGCTGGCCTCATCGCAGGACGTGGAGCGCGCCATTGCGGCGGCCCATGCAGCGGCGCCAGCGCTGGCCGCGTTCAAGCCCTGGCAGCGCCAGGCCGTGCTCGAGCACTGCGTGCGCCGCTTCCGTGAGCGCGCGGATGAGCTGGCGCTGGCCCTGTGTATCGAAGCCGGCAAGCCGATCAAGGATGCACGCGGCGAAGTGGGCCGTTTGATCGACACCTTTCGCATCGCCGCCGAAGAGTCCGTGCGGATCGGCGGCGAGACCCTGAACCTCGAGATCTCGGCCCGCGGCAGCGGCTACCGCGGCTTCACCCGGCGGGCGCCCATCGGCCCCTGCAGCTTCATCACGCCCTTCAACTTTCCGCTCAACCTGGTGGCGCACAAGATCGCGCCCGCCATTGCCGCGGGCTGCCCCTTCGTGCTGAAGCCGGCGCCGCGCACGCCGATTGGCGCGCTGATTCTCGGCGAGATCCTGGCCGAGACCGACCTGCCAGTAGGCGCGTTCTCGATTCTCTGCTGCAGCAACGAGGCCGCCGCACCGCTGATCGAGGATGAACGCTTCACGCTGCTGTCGTTCACCGGCGGCGCGATCGGCTGGGACTTCAAGGCGCGCGCCGGCCGCAAGAAGGTCACACTCGAACTCGGCGGCGATGCCGCCTGCATCGTCGATGCCGAGCCGGGCGTGGCGCTGGAGCACGTGGTCGATCGGCTGGTGTTCGGCGCCTACTACCAGAGCGGCCAGAGCTGCATCAGCGTGCAGCGCATCCTGGTGCACGACAGCCTGTACGCGACCCTGCGCGAGAAGCTGATCACCCGCGTCGAGCAGCTGAAGATGGGCAATCCGCGCGACGAGGACACCTTCATTGGCCCGCTGATCGACCATGCGGCGGCCGAGCGCATTGAAGCGTGGATCCGCGAAGCCAAGGACGGCGGCGCCCGCGTTCTGGCCGGCGGCGAGCGCCGCGGCAATCTGCACGCGGCAACCCTGCTGCAGAACGTTCCGGCCGAGTGTCGGCTGGCCCGCGAGGAAGCCTTCGGGCCAGTCGCTTACCTCGAACCTTTCAGCGACTTCGACGCCGCCATCGCCCGCGTCAACACCTCGCGCTACGGCCTGCAGGCGGGCGTTTTCACCCGCGACATCCAGCGCGCCCTGCGCGCTTGGGAGAGGCTCGAAGTCGGCGGCGTGGTCGTCGGCGATGTGCCGAGTTTCCGCATGGACAACATGCCCTACGGCGGCATCAAGGCCAGCGGCCTCGGCCGCGAGGGCGTGCGCTGGGCCATCGAAGACATGAGCGAAACGCGGCTGCTGGTGTTGAAGGACTGGCAGGGCTGA
- a CDS encoding rhomboid family intramembrane serine protease yields the protein MPALWFAPVDAYGAAHSAVLILPLHHPLDVRHLPWATFGLLLLNLFVFIVLQSGDPEREAYARQRYVESGLAALEVEAWLASSSQNLPARMQAHVEMLRAAPEPVRSSQLSELIDLDPAFLRALPSTVSDPSAWRALRDAHEAELSRSFTWRYQIQSESLDPARLLGSAFLHGGVGHLLGNMLFLLLIGMLVEGAIGARLMVLLYGLGAIGSSLAALAWNWGEPHAGLGASGAVAALMGAYCWIWGLRPVRFFYWFFVVFDYVRAPALLLFPVWLGWEVWNLLMHPDAGIGFDAHAGGLLTGAAFGLAVSRLGGVREDFIELSDSSSRERASALLDAAEQQIGRLDLAQAEASLDALAEEDEALAASPRARIARYRIARFAARLPQAGAILSELLVQPGLDLGSHLGLLKEAASGSPRVAAEAFAAGFERQLQAGRFEALHALLRDLPLDLHSALQPRLWFKLALAERQGGASGDPGGTLRELMKRFPQSPEAAKARVLLG from the coding sequence GTGCCTGCGCTATGGTTTGCGCCTGTCGATGCCTATGGCGCTGCCCACTCTGCCGTGCTGATCCTGCCCTTGCACCACCCGCTCGACGTTCGCCACCTGCCCTGGGCGACGTTCGGCCTGCTGCTGCTCAACCTGTTCGTGTTCATCGTGCTGCAGTCCGGCGACCCCGAGCGCGAGGCCTACGCCCGTCAGCGCTATGTCGAATCCGGCCTTGCGGCGCTCGAAGTCGAGGCTTGGCTGGCGTCCTCCAGCCAGAATCTGCCGGCGCGCATGCAGGCCCATGTGGAGATGCTGCGCGCAGCGCCAGAGCCCGTGCGCTCCAGTCAGCTCTCGGAGCTGATCGATCTCGATCCGGCCTTCCTGCGTGCCCTGCCGTCCACCGTGTCGGACCCAAGCGCCTGGCGCGCACTGCGCGACGCGCATGAGGCTGAACTTTCGCGCAGCTTCACCTGGCGCTACCAGATCCAGTCCGAGAGCCTCGATCCCGCGCGGCTGCTGGGCTCCGCTTTTCTCCACGGTGGCGTCGGACATCTCCTCGGCAACATGCTGTTCCTGCTGCTGATCGGCATGCTGGTCGAAGGGGCGATCGGCGCGCGTCTCATGGTGCTGCTGTACGGGCTCGGTGCGATCGGCTCCAGCCTCGCAGCGCTGGCATGGAACTGGGGTGAGCCCCATGCGGGGCTCGGGGCGTCCGGCGCCGTGGCGGCGCTCATGGGCGCGTACTGCTGGATCTGGGGCCTGCGGCCGGTGCGCTTCTTCTATTGGTTCTTCGTGGTGTTCGACTACGTGCGCGCGCCGGCGCTGCTGCTGTTTCCTGTGTGGCTGGGCTGGGAAGTCTGGAATCTGCTGATGCATCCCGACGCCGGCATCGGCTTTGACGCGCACGCCGGCGGGCTGTTGACCGGTGCCGCCTTCGGTCTCGCGGTGAGCCGACTGGGTGGGGTGCGTGAGGACTTCATCGAACTCAGCGACAGCAGCTCGCGCGAGCGCGCGAGTGCGCTGCTGGACGCGGCCGAGCAGCAGATCGGACGGCTCGATCTTGCCCAGGCCGAGGCCAGTCTGGATGCGCTGGCGGAAGAGGATGAAGCGCTTGCCGCTTCGCCGCGCGCGCGCATCGCCCGCTATCGCATTGCGCGCTTCGCAGCCCGACTGCCGCAGGCGGGTGCGATCCTGTCCGAGCTGCTGGTGCAGCCCGGGCTGGATCTCGGCAGCCATCTCGGCCTGTTGAAGGAGGCCGCCAGCGGCAGCCCACGGGTGGCTGCGGAGGCGTTCGCCGCAGGCTTCGAGCGCCAGCTGCAGGCCGGTCGCTTCGAGGCCCTGCATGCGCTGCTGCGCGATCTGCCGCTTGACCTGCACAGCGCGCTGCAGCCGCGCCTGTGGTTCAAGCTGGCCTTGGCCGAGCGCCAGGGCGGTGCCAGCGGCGATCCGGGCGGCACCTTGCGCGAGCTGATGAAGCGATTTCCACAGTCGCCCGAGGCCGCCAAGGCCCGTGTGTTGCTGGGCTAG
- a CDS encoding lipid A biosynthesis lauroyl acyltransferase (Acylates the intermediate (KDO)2-lipid IVA to form (KDO)2-(lauroyl)-lipid IVA): MQGRLLRWLARWVARRTPLQRQSLARLLAPLAARLAAKRGRIARSNLALCFPELSAEAREALAHRALVTNLKGLLDACVAWYANDLRLADLYEIEGLEHLQRALAQGRGLILLGAHFHGSELHMRAIRELAGVPVRPIVRAFRDGGVDAEINARRRQHLGGVLARSDMHGFCAAVRRGDAVVYTPDVNVRVRNTFAPFFGVQASTLDSMPTLLRRAGGAIVPTWARPLPDGRYALRFEAPLPEFPGRDGVAAAERYNAWVEARVREAPEAYDWGVKRFKTRPPGEPDLYARGR; encoded by the coding sequence ATGCAGGGACGACTGCTGCGCTGGCTGGCTCGCTGGGTCGCGCGCCGGACGCCGTTGCAGCGGCAGTCCCTGGCCCGCCTTCTGGCGCCGCTCGCGGCCAGGCTGGCGGCCAAGCGCGGGCGCATCGCCCGCTCCAACCTCGCCCTGTGTTTCCCCGAGCTGTCGGCCGAGGCGCGCGAGGCCCTGGCCCATCGCGCCCTGGTCACCAATCTCAAGGGCCTGCTGGATGCCTGCGTGGCCTGGTACGCCAACGATCTGCGCCTCGCCGATCTCTATGAGATCGAGGGTCTGGAGCACCTGCAGAGGGCCCTGGCGCAGGGGCGCGGCCTCATTCTGCTGGGGGCGCATTTCCACGGCAGCGAACTGCACATGCGAGCGATCCGCGAGCTCGCGGGCGTGCCGGTACGGCCGATCGTGCGAGCCTTTCGCGATGGCGGCGTGGACGCAGAGATCAACGCGCGTCGCCGCCAGCACCTGGGCGGCGTGCTCGCGCGCAGCGATATGCACGGTTTCTGCGCGGCCGTGCGCCGCGGCGACGCGGTGGTCTACACGCCCGATGTCAACGTGCGGGTTCGCAACACGTTCGCGCCCTTCTTCGGGGTGCAGGCATCGACCCTGGATTCGATGCCCACTCTGCTGCGCCGCGCCGGCGGCGCCATCGTACCGACCTGGGCCCGGCCGCTGCCGGACGGGCGCTATGCGCTGCGCTTCGAAGCCCCGCTGCCGGAGTTTCCCGGGCGCGACGGTGTGGCTGCGGCCGAGCGCTACAACGCCTGGGTCGAGGCGCGGGTGCGTGAGGCGCCGGAGGCTTACGACTGGGGCGTCAAGCGCTTCAAGACGCGGCCACCGGGTGAGCCGGACCTCTACGCCCGGGGGCGCTGA